One segment of Methylotuvimicrobium sp. KM2 DNA contains the following:
- a CDS encoding helix-turn-helix transcriptional regulator, whose amino-acid sequence MSVQFIEKNGHKQYAVVPVDLYETLLEKAEMLDDIKAYDEAIKRDEECIPADVVYRLLDENKVRVWREYRGLTQSELAKQSGLAQATIAQIEGGKRTGSIAVLKKIAEALRLDLDDLA is encoded by the coding sequence ATGAGCGTGCAGTTTATTGAGAAAAACGGCCATAAACAATATGCCGTAGTGCCGGTTGATTTATATGAAACATTGTTGGAAAAGGCCGAAATGCTGGACGATATTAAAGCTTATGATGAAGCTATTAAGCGCGATGAAGAGTGTATTCCTGCCGATGTGGTTTACCGGCTGCTGGATGAAAATAAGGTCAGGGTATGGCGGGAGTATCGCGGCCTGACCCAATCGGAATTGGCAAAGCAATCTGGTTTGGCGCAAGCCACTATCGCCCAAATCGAAGGCGGAAAGCGGACGGGGTCGATAGCGGTATTGAAAAAAATCGCCGAGGCGCTACGGCTGGATTTGGATGATCTGGCCTAA
- a CDS encoding type II toxin-antitoxin system RelE/ParE family toxin, translated as MYRIIYRKDAAKGLSKLPVKIRDKFVVSFGRIAVGQEAGLDIKKLEGRDGLRLRVGGYRALYRQLDDVLVIDVIKIGSRGDVYK; from the coding sequence ATGTATCGGATTATCTATCGTAAAGATGCCGCTAAGGGGTTGTCTAAGCTACCCGTCAAAATAAGGGATAAATTTGTCGTGTCATTCGGTCGGATTGCTGTTGGACAAGAGGCTGGGCTTGATATTAAAAAGCTGGAAGGGCGCGATGGTTTGCGCTTGCGTGTGGGCGGGTATCGGGCGCTTTATCGACAATTAGACGATGTGTTGGTGATCGATGTGATTAAAATTGGCAGCCGAGGAGATGTATACAAATGA
- a CDS encoding PEP-CTERM sorting domain-containing protein: MRKNFLTSLATVIITSTISVTTYASMITVSQTDNSNVFSNFNLDTGVSLGGGIFNDPIADIEYDSLGNLFALTTTGLWKRSTSGSISRLSGVSAPFNGGGDLAISSSGVITVSSTDNSNVFSNFNLDTGVSLGDGVFNDPIADIEYDSLGNLFALTTTGLWKRSTSGSISRLSGVSAPFNGGGDLAIFEVASVSESSNIPEPSTMLLLGTGLVGLAKTRIRNKLNFARN; this comes from the coding sequence ATGAGAAAAAATTTTTTAACTAGTTTAGCAACTGTAATCATCACATCAACAATATCCGTAACAACCTATGCTTCAATGATAACCGTAAGCCAAACGGATAATTCAAATGTTTTTAGCAATTTTAATTTAGATACCGGTGTATCTTTGGGTGGTGGTATTTTCAATGATCCGATAGCCGATATTGAATACGATTCCTTAGGCAATCTTTTTGCATTAACCACAACAGGGTTATGGAAACGATCGACTTCGGGATCAATCTCACGACTATCAGGTGTTTCAGCCCCATTTAACGGTGGTGGCGACTTGGCTATTTCTTCGTCGGGAGTGATCACCGTAAGCTCAACGGATAATTCAAATGTTTTTAGCAATTTTAATTTAGATACTGGTGTATCTTTGGGTGATGGTGTTTTCAATGATCCGATAGCCGATATTGAATACGATTCCTTAGGCAATCTTTTTGCATTAACCACAACAGGGTTATGGAAACGATCGACTTCGGGATCAATCTCACGACTATCAGGTGTTTCAGCCCCATTTAACGGTGGTGGCGACTTGGCTATTTTTGAAGTAGCATCTGTTTCAGAGTCATCTAATATTCCAGAGCCCTCGACTATGCTTCTTTTAGGCACTGGCTTAGTGGGTCTAGCGAAAACAAGAATTAGAAATAAACTGAACTTTGCGCGCAATTAA
- a CDS encoding LuxR C-terminal-related transcriptional regulator: MDNAHGIRIAVNGLVNAVSTYQGQRLVLIMDDLHRVNDRGALNLLDNLINQLPIHCAFIIGSRIQPNLSLPRWRANGELGEILTADLQFNEHDAMAFGASLFGKPIPEVLARQALKHTKGWAAGLNLVFSTANNQTKADFSVNRADRHLFDYFAAEVLADLPTELREFLLHCSILPELDPHRCKAVTGLNETHLILDELYRRNLFLTALDDMAPVLKLHDLFRDYLKCELELRYPGLKEELHAKAAVAEPVLSLAIMHWLKAKRWDEAVTLIQSCSASVMAEGGYALLERWLNQLPEHIQNDRPEVAQLKGMCKWAHYDSFGMREHLELACVGYRRQGDTVNLAHTLFMLGRSLHSVGALKSCSQVLQEANKLKTEFNPQMSAAFHSVRASQALAIGRSSHIAPNLQAMIAAAEQDLHNLFPAISDVFNVFLYGMPNTLQPLCHLRMLCSAWSERENVHWMVEAMANTAWPEFWHGDYATTLNALERQSRFQQRMAAVPALWLDFHQLNSRVLAAQDDFEQAIAIEHRNLQIASSDEFGALALAWRRPILFNLACVYWMAQDTEGLAELMPHMWLKRQPEEWPFVATGLALVKGRHALLSGNLPEAEIELVRAKKLYRHWRCPGFTGNPSISLAHLRAVQGQAEAAWAEFKPVLQEAVREDSIGPLLMEPRQLLTELFALIPPDKQTRYLDIQHRLEGWQQTSPLSCTNLNEKTPHNLSERELEVLERIAAGDCNKQIAKIFNLSPHTVKRHVSNILNKLDLSTRGQAAAWWRQHIGRTD, translated from the coding sequence ATGGATAATGCCCACGGAATTAGAATCGCTGTCAATGGGCTAGTGAATGCGGTATCTACCTACCAGGGACAACGCTTGGTATTGATCATGGACGACTTACACCGTGTTAATGACAGGGGGGCTTTGAATCTACTGGACAACCTAATCAATCAATTACCGATTCATTGCGCATTCATTATTGGCTCAAGAATCCAGCCGAATTTATCTTTGCCTCGCTGGCGAGCAAATGGAGAACTGGGCGAAATACTGACAGCCGACCTGCAATTTAATGAACACGATGCGATGGCTTTCGGAGCTTCACTATTTGGAAAACCTATACCTGAAGTGTTGGCTCGGCAAGCATTAAAGCACACTAAAGGCTGGGCCGCCGGCCTTAATTTAGTGTTCTCTACAGCCAATAACCAAACCAAAGCGGATTTTTCGGTGAACAGGGCAGATCGACATCTGTTCGACTACTTTGCAGCGGAAGTACTGGCGGATTTGCCGACAGAACTGCGAGAATTTTTACTACATTGCTCTATTCTGCCCGAACTCGACCCGCACCGATGTAAGGCTGTCACCGGCCTCAACGAAACTCACCTTATACTGGACGAATTGTATCGGCGTAATTTGTTTTTGACTGCCTTGGATGACATGGCGCCCGTCCTGAAGCTTCACGATCTTTTTCGTGATTACCTCAAATGCGAACTGGAGTTACGTTACCCAGGGCTGAAGGAAGAGCTGCATGCCAAAGCCGCGGTAGCCGAGCCGGTTTTGTCCCTCGCCATTATGCACTGGCTTAAGGCAAAGCGATGGGATGAAGCCGTCACCTTGATTCAGAGCTGCTCGGCATCGGTGATGGCCGAAGGCGGGTATGCGTTACTGGAACGCTGGCTCAATCAGCTACCCGAACATATACAAAATGACCGGCCAGAAGTGGCGCAATTAAAAGGTATGTGTAAATGGGCGCACTATGACTCTTTCGGCATGCGCGAGCACTTAGAATTAGCTTGTGTCGGGTATCGCCGACAAGGCGATACGGTAAATTTAGCGCACACCTTATTCATGTTGGGGCGCAGCCTACATTCCGTCGGCGCTCTAAAAAGTTGTAGTCAGGTGTTGCAAGAGGCCAATAAGCTCAAAACCGAATTCAACCCACAGATGTCCGCAGCTTTCCATTCGGTACGTGCCTCGCAGGCTTTGGCGATCGGTCGATCATCACACATAGCACCCAACCTTCAAGCCATGATAGCCGCCGCCGAACAAGATCTTCACAACTTGTTTCCGGCGATCAGCGATGTATTTAACGTTTTTCTTTACGGCATGCCCAACACGCTTCAGCCCTTATGCCATCTGCGGATGTTATGCTCCGCCTGGAGCGAACGGGAAAACGTGCATTGGATGGTAGAAGCCATGGCCAATACCGCATGGCCGGAATTCTGGCACGGTGACTACGCTACAACTCTGAATGCGCTGGAAAGGCAATCTCGCTTTCAACAACGAATGGCGGCCGTACCCGCCCTTTGGTTAGACTTCCATCAACTCAACAGCCGGGTATTAGCCGCGCAGGACGATTTCGAGCAGGCTATAGCGATAGAACACCGCAACCTGCAAATCGCCTCCTCCGACGAATTCGGCGCTTTGGCACTGGCATGGCGCAGACCGATTTTATTCAATTTGGCCTGCGTCTACTGGATGGCACAGGATACAGAAGGTTTGGCCGAACTGATGCCGCATATGTGGCTTAAACGACAACCGGAAGAATGGCCTTTTGTCGCCACCGGCCTGGCCTTGGTCAAAGGCCGACATGCCTTATTGTCAGGGAATTTACCTGAAGCCGAAATAGAACTGGTGCGCGCAAAAAAGCTTTACCGGCATTGGCGTTGTCCTGGCTTTACCGGCAATCCTTCTATCAGCCTCGCCCACTTGCGGGCAGTGCAAGGCCAAGCCGAAGCAGCCTGGGCCGAATTTAAGCCAGTGCTTCAGGAGGCCGTCCGTGAAGACAGCATTGGCCCGTTGTTGATGGAGCCACGCCAGTTGCTCACCGAATTGTTCGCACTAATCCCGCCGGACAAACAGACACGTTACCTTGATATACAGCACAGACTCGAAGGCTGGCAGCAGACATCGCCGTTATCCTGCACCAATCTGAACGAAAAAACACCGCACAACTTATCTGAGCGGGAATTGGAAGTACTCGAACGCATAGCCGCCGGCGACTGCAACAAGCAAATTGCCAAAATTTTCAATTTAAGCCCCCACACCGTGAAACGCCACGTTTCCAATATCCTCAACAAACTAGACCTTTCAACCCGCGGGCAGGCTGCCGCCTGGTGGCGCCAGCATATCGGTCGCACTGATTAA
- the rimO gene encoding 30S ribosomal protein S12 methylthiotransferase RimO, translated as MSAPHIGFISLGCPKALVDSERILTKLRSEGYEVSPSYKEADLVVVNTCGFIDAAVEESLDSIGEALAENGRVIVTGCLGAREEEIRARHPQVLKITGAHALEEVVAAVHEHLPPIHDPFTSLVPPQGIKLTPKHYAYLKISEGCNHRCTFCIIPSMRGDLVSRPINEVMFEAERLANAGVKELLIVSQDTSAYGLDLKYRTGQWRGREIRTRFYELAEALGDLGVWVRMHYVYPYPHVDEVIPLMADGKILPYLDIPFQHADSRILKLMKRPAAAENNLERINAWRKICPEITIRSTFIVGFPGETEQEFEQLLQFLTEAQLDRVGCFAYSPVKGAVANDLSGQLPEAVKQERLARFMEHQAQISAAKLRRRIGRVETVIIDEVVEEGAVARSKADAPEIDGQVFIDGAVHLKVGDFATVEMEESDEHDFWARLI; from the coding sequence ATGAGTGCTCCGCATATTGGATTTATTAGTTTGGGTTGCCCTAAAGCCTTGGTCGACAGCGAACGGATATTAACCAAGCTTCGATCCGAAGGCTATGAAGTGTCCCCGAGTTACAAGGAAGCCGATTTGGTAGTCGTTAATACCTGCGGCTTTATCGATGCAGCTGTTGAAGAATCGTTGGATAGCATTGGCGAAGCATTGGCCGAAAATGGACGAGTCATTGTAACCGGCTGTCTTGGAGCCAGAGAGGAGGAGATCAGAGCCAGGCACCCGCAGGTATTGAAAATTACCGGCGCGCATGCGCTGGAAGAAGTCGTTGCGGCAGTCCATGAGCATTTGCCGCCGATACATGATCCGTTTACCAGTCTTGTGCCGCCGCAAGGGATTAAATTGACGCCCAAGCACTACGCCTATTTGAAAATTTCCGAAGGCTGCAATCACCGCTGCACCTTTTGCATCATTCCGTCGATGCGGGGCGATTTGGTCAGCCGTCCTATCAACGAAGTCATGTTCGAGGCTGAACGGCTGGCAAATGCCGGGGTTAAGGAATTACTCATCGTCTCACAGGATACCAGTGCTTACGGGCTCGATCTGAAATACCGGACAGGACAATGGCGAGGCAGGGAGATTCGGACTCGTTTTTATGAATTAGCGGAGGCCTTGGGAGACTTAGGTGTCTGGGTCAGAATGCATTATGTGTATCCCTATCCGCATGTCGACGAAGTTATCCCGTTGATGGCTGACGGTAAAATTCTGCCTTATCTGGATATTCCGTTTCAGCACGCCGATAGTCGCATATTGAAATTGATGAAGCGACCGGCGGCGGCCGAAAACAATTTAGAACGCATTAATGCCTGGCGGAAAATTTGCCCGGAGATTACGATTCGCAGTACCTTCATAGTCGGTTTCCCCGGCGAAACCGAGCAAGAATTCGAGCAATTATTACAGTTTTTAACTGAAGCACAGTTAGATCGGGTGGGTTGTTTCGCATATTCGCCGGTTAAAGGTGCGGTGGCCAACGACTTATCGGGTCAGCTTCCTGAAGCAGTCAAACAAGAAAGATTAGCCCGGTTCATGGAGCATCAGGCGCAAATCAGCGCTGCGAAATTGCGTAGGCGGATCGGGCGCGTCGAGACCGTTATTATCGATGAAGTCGTCGAAGAAGGTGCGGTTGCGCGAAGCAAAGCGGATGCGCCGGAAATCGATGGACAAGTTTTTATCGACGGCGCGGTACATCTAAAAGTCGGTGATTTTGCAACGGTGGAAATGGAGGAATCGGACGAGCATGATTTTTGGGCGCGCTTAATTTGA
- the accA gene encoding acetyl-CoA carboxylase carboxyl transferase subunit alpha: MDLKFLDFEQPIAELEAKIRELRRVEFDNDINISDALEQLENKSKLLTESIFAELSDWQISQLSRHPGRPYTFDYIDLMFTDFHELHGDRAYADDPAIVCGLARLEGQPVMIIGHQKGRDTKEKIYRNFGMPRPEGYRKALRVMKMAERFGLPIICLIDTPGAYPGIGAEERGQSEAIARNLFEMARLKTPIICTVIGEGGSGGALAIGVGDRLLMLEYSTYSVISPEGCASILWKSADKSQLAAEAMGITSDRIREQGFLDEMVREPVGGAHRDFQTTAMHLREALLRHLEQLRTEPLEQLLAQRYQRIMNFGAYIEESGK; encoded by the coding sequence ATGGATCTAAAATTTCTTGACTTCGAACAACCCATCGCCGAATTAGAAGCGAAGATTAGAGAACTTCGTCGTGTCGAGTTTGATAACGATATTAATATTTCCGACGCGCTCGAGCAGCTCGAAAACAAAAGTAAACTATTGACCGAATCTATTTTTGCCGAGTTGAGCGATTGGCAGATTTCGCAACTTTCGAGGCATCCTGGGAGGCCTTATACGTTCGATTATATCGATTTGATGTTTACCGATTTTCATGAATTGCACGGTGATCGGGCTTACGCCGACGATCCTGCAATCGTGTGCGGTTTGGCTCGGCTGGAAGGGCAGCCGGTCATGATAATCGGTCATCAAAAAGGCCGCGACACGAAAGAAAAGATTTATCGGAATTTCGGTATGCCAAGGCCGGAAGGTTACCGCAAGGCGTTAAGAGTCATGAAGATGGCCGAGCGTTTTGGTTTGCCGATTATTTGTTTGATCGATACGCCGGGCGCTTATCCGGGAATCGGGGCTGAGGAACGCGGGCAAAGCGAGGCGATTGCTCGAAATTTGTTTGAAATGGCGCGATTAAAGACCCCGATTATTTGCACTGTTATCGGCGAAGGCGGGTCCGGCGGCGCGTTGGCGATCGGTGTCGGAGACCGTTTGTTGATGTTGGAATACAGCACTTATTCTGTGATCTCGCCGGAAGGTTGTGCATCGATTCTATGGAAAAGTGCCGACAAGTCGCAATTGGCGGCAGAAGCGATGGGCATCACTTCCGATCGTATCCGCGAACAAGGCTTTCTTGATGAAATGGTGCGCGAGCCCGTGGGTGGTGCGCATCGAGACTTTCAAACGACGGCAATGCATTTGCGTGAGGCGTTGTTACGCCATTTGGAGCAGTTACGGACTGAGCCTCTCGAGCAGTTACTTGCACAACGCTACCAACGCATTATGAATTTCGGTGCTTATATTGAAGAGTCGGGTAAATAA
- a CDS encoding replication-associated recombination protein A yields the protein MRPMRLDDYIGQSHIIKPGKPLYEAVASGRLHSMIFWGPPGTGKTTLARIISVHSDAHFISISAVLAGVKDIRDAVAEAKKIRESENRRTILFVDEVHRFNKSQQDAFLPHVEDGTVYFIGATTENPSFALNNALLSRARVYVLNALQAVDLATVLEKALTDRERGLGEQAIEMTDDIKRQFVDAADGDARRLLNLLEIAAELALAHESGKIDEIVAGEVLSGSVRRFDKQGEEFYNQISALHKSVRGSSPDASLYWLCRMIDGGCDLAYLARRIVRIASEDIGNADPRALPVAISAWEAQERLGSPEGELALAHAVVYLACAPKSNAVYMAYNAAMRDARNSGSLGVPVHLRNAPTALMKSLDYGKEYRYAHDEPDAYAAGENYFPDEMIGTRYYQPVNRGLEIKIAEKLKHLRNLDKMAVSGKNQSASRG from the coding sequence ATGCGTCCGATGCGGCTGGACGACTATATCGGTCAGTCGCATATTATCAAGCCCGGGAAACCGCTCTATGAAGCGGTTGCATCGGGCCGCTTGCATTCGATGATTTTCTGGGGGCCGCCCGGTACCGGAAAGACCACGCTGGCACGAATAATATCGGTACATTCCGATGCGCATTTCATCTCGATATCGGCGGTGTTGGCCGGCGTCAAGGATATCCGTGATGCCGTTGCCGAAGCAAAAAAAATTCGTGAAAGTGAAAATCGCCGCACGATCTTGTTTGTCGACGAAGTACATCGTTTCAACAAATCTCAGCAAGATGCTTTCTTGCCGCATGTCGAAGACGGCACGGTATATTTTATTGGCGCGACCACCGAAAACCCGTCTTTCGCATTGAATAATGCATTATTGTCGCGCGCTCGCGTTTATGTTTTGAATGCCTTGCAAGCAGTTGACTTGGCGACGGTTTTGGAAAAGGCGTTGACCGACCGCGAGCGCGGTTTAGGAGAGCAAGCCATCGAAATGACCGACGATATCAAGCGACAGTTTGTCGATGCTGCCGACGGAGATGCTCGTAGATTATTGAATTTATTAGAAATCGCGGCCGAGCTGGCGTTGGCGCACGAAAGCGGAAAAATCGACGAGATTGTTGCCGGCGAAGTGCTGAGCGGCAGTGTGCGTCGTTTCGATAAGCAAGGTGAAGAATTTTACAATCAGATTTCGGCCTTGCATAAATCGGTGCGAGGCAGTTCCCCCGATGCTTCGTTGTATTGGTTGTGCCGCATGATCGACGGCGGTTGCGACCTGGCTTATTTGGCTCGGCGCATCGTGAGAATTGCATCCGAAGATATCGGCAATGCCGACCCGAGAGCCTTGCCGGTTGCGATTAGTGCTTGGGAGGCGCAAGAAAGGCTCGGCAGCCCCGAAGGCGAATTGGCGTTGGCGCATGCCGTGGTCTATTTGGCCTGCGCGCCGAAAAGCAATGCCGTTTATATGGCATACAATGCAGCGATGCGCGATGCTCGAAATAGCGGAAGTCTCGGCGTGCCGGTGCATTTACGCAATGCGCCGACGGCATTGATGAAGTCGTTAGATTACGGAAAAGAGTACCGCTATGCGCATGATGAGCCCGATGCTTATGCCGCCGGCGAAAATTATTTTCCGGACGAAATGATCGGAACCCGTTATTACCAGCCGGTTAATCGAGGACTTGAAATTAAAATCGCAGAAAAATTAAAACATTTACGGAATTTAGATAAAATGGCCGTTTCAGGAAAGAATCAATCGGCTAGTCGCGGATGA
- the lolA gene encoding outer membrane lipoprotein chaperone LolA produces MERIKYGLMSLLMAIAVMQGAHADDKPIEQLRAFLKTAHSLTADFRQVAIDESGRARKASEGVFYLRRPGKFRWNYLKPFTQEIISNAGKVWFYDEDLEQVTIKKMDQSLGSTPALLLSGDIDLEDNFILEGQGADEDMTWIKLLPKNEDSGFKYILIGLDKGKLGGMELSDNFGQLTRIYFSNLKINTPIDDGVFDFIPPAGADVFEE; encoded by the coding sequence ATGGAAAGAATCAAGTATGGACTCATGTCGTTGCTGATGGCTATTGCTGTGATGCAAGGTGCTCATGCCGACGATAAGCCAATTGAACAGTTACGAGCTTTTTTAAAAACAGCGCATTCTTTGACCGCGGATTTCAGACAGGTCGCGATTGATGAAAGCGGACGCGCGCGGAAAGCCAGTGAAGGCGTGTTTTATTTGCGCAGGCCCGGTAAGTTTCGTTGGAATTATCTGAAACCTTTCACGCAAGAGATCATTTCCAATGCCGGTAAGGTTTGGTTTTACGATGAAGACCTGGAGCAAGTGACGATCAAAAAGATGGATCAGTCGCTGGGTTCTACGCCGGCTTTATTGTTGAGCGGTGATATCGATCTAGAGGATAACTTTATTTTAGAAGGACAAGGCGCCGACGAGGATATGACCTGGATTAAATTGTTGCCTAAAAACGAGGACAGCGGTTTCAAATATATTCTGATTGGACTGGATAAGGGCAAGCTTGGCGGTATGGAGCTCAGTGACAATTTCGGGCAATTAACGCGCATTTATTTTTCTAATCTTAAAATCAACACGCCGATCGACGACGGCGTATTCGATTTTATTCCGCCCGCCGGAGCCGATGTCTTTGAGGAATAA
- the aroE gene encoding shikimate dehydrogenase: protein MTQIDQYAVFGSPIKHSKSPTIHRIFAEQTGQELVYTAQEVTADRFESAATEFFRLGGQGLNCTVPLKELAWRFADRKTERAESAKAVNTLALQTDGSILGDNTDGIGLVTDLIVNHQVALNGKKLLILGAGGASRGILSPLFEQQPACIVIANRTASKAINLAGEFASRGDINGCGFAELAGLSFDAILNATSASLSNDLPPLPEGLLVPNGVCYDLAYGNEPTAFVRWGISHGAASSLDGLGMLVEQAAEAFFIWRGIRPDTAPVIKLLNAER from the coding sequence ATGACACAAATCGATCAATACGCCGTATTCGGTAGTCCCATAAAGCACAGTAAATCACCAACTATTCATCGGATTTTCGCCGAGCAAACCGGTCAAGAATTGGTTTATACCGCCCAAGAAGTAACGGCCGATCGTTTCGAATCGGCCGCTACGGAGTTCTTCCGCTTGGGCGGTCAGGGACTTAATTGTACCGTGCCGCTAAAGGAACTGGCATGGCGATTCGCCGATCGAAAAACCGAACGTGCGGAGTCGGCAAAAGCGGTCAATACGTTGGCGCTTCAGACGGATGGTTCGATATTAGGCGATAACACGGACGGTATAGGTTTGGTGACCGATTTGATCGTCAATCATCAGGTTGCTCTAAACGGAAAAAAGTTATTGATTCTTGGTGCCGGCGGTGCATCGCGCGGGATTCTTTCGCCGCTATTCGAGCAGCAGCCGGCATGCATCGTGATTGCCAATCGAACGGCTTCTAAGGCCATTAATTTGGCCGGTGAATTCGCTAGTCGGGGCGATATTAACGGTTGCGGTTTTGCCGAGCTGGCCGGTTTATCATTCGATGCGATCCTGAATGCGACCTCTGCCAGTCTGTCCAACGATCTTCCGCCATTGCCGGAAGGTCTTTTGGTGCCGAATGGCGTTTGTTACGATCTCGCTTACGGTAATGAGCCGACTGCTTTTGTTCGGTGGGGCATCAGTCACGGCGCCGCTAGCAGTTTAGACGGACTGGGCATGTTGGTCGAACAGGCGGCCGAAGCGTTTTTTATTTGGCGAGGCATCAGGCCGGATACTGCGCCGGTTATTAAGTTATTGAATGCGGAAAGATGA
- the hemB gene encoding porphobilinogen synthase — MTHNTTNFPLIRMRRMRYQSFSRRLMSENRLSVDDLIYPMFVMEGKNNREAVLSMPGIERLSLDLLLREAGEISSLGIPAVALFPVISTDKKSDDASEAFNPNGLVQRTVKAIKTAYPELGVITDIALDPFTSHGQDGLIDNNGYVINDETVEVLIKQALSHAEAGADIVAPSDMMDGRIGSIRQALENHAYRNTRILAYSAKYASAFYGPFRDAVGSGANLGKGNKYSYQMDPANTDEALREIELDLQEGADMIMVKPGMPYLDIVRRAKDRFGVPTFAYQVSGEYAMLKAASLNGWLDERQVVLESLLGFKRAGCDAVLTYFAKQAAMWLQE, encoded by the coding sequence ATGACGCATAATACCACCAATTTCCCCTTAATACGCATGAGAAGAATGCGTTATCAATCTTTTTCACGTCGCTTGATGAGCGAAAACCGTTTATCCGTCGATGACTTGATCTATCCAATGTTTGTTATGGAAGGTAAGAATAACCGCGAAGCGGTACTTTCGATGCCCGGCATAGAACGGCTTTCGTTGGATTTATTATTGAGGGAAGCCGGAGAAATATCGAGTCTCGGCATTCCTGCAGTCGCTTTGTTTCCGGTTATATCGACCGATAAAAAATCCGACGATGCGTCCGAGGCTTTTAATCCGAACGGATTGGTTCAGCGAACTGTCAAAGCGATCAAGACGGCCTATCCGGAACTTGGCGTGATTACTGATATCGCACTGGATCCGTTTACCTCTCATGGCCAGGACGGGTTGATCGATAATAACGGCTATGTGATCAACGACGAAACGGTCGAGGTTTTGATCAAGCAAGCTTTGTCGCACGCCGAAGCGGGTGCCGATATCGTTGCGCCTTCGGATATGATGGACGGCCGGATTGGTTCGATCAGGCAGGCCTTGGAAAATCATGCTTACCGTAATACGCGTATTTTGGCGTATTCGGCTAAATATGCCTCGGCATTCTATGGCCCCTTCAGAGATGCCGTGGGCTCGGGCGCCAACCTCGGCAAAGGCAATAAATACAGTTATCAAATGGACCCGGCCAATACCGATGAGGCGCTGCGCGAGATCGAGTTGGACTTGCAGGAAGGGGCCGACATGATTATGGTCAAGCCCGGCATGCCTTATCTGGATATAGTACGCCGCGCGAAAGACCGCTTTGGCGTGCCGACTTTCGCCTACCAGGTCAGCGGCGAATATGCGATGTTAAAGGCGGCGTCATTAAATGGCTGGTTGGATGAGCGTCAAGTCGTGCTCGAATCGTTATTGGGCTTCAAGCGTGCTGGTTGCGATGCCGTATTGACTTATTTTGCCAAGCAAGCCGCTATGTGGTTGCAAGAATAA
- a CDS encoding ABC transporter substrate-binding protein: protein MKTTQYQRIFLLAILSFFVSISTLNKAIAAELLLPQQAIAEASDKLKEKMQNPEFIKDFAQITDFVESAIYPHVDFNRISALVLGKYWRDATPEERAQFNNEFRNLLVRTYSRAFVEFKDWSVRFLPLKMESDASKVIVKTEILQPGIQPIAVDYRMVLIKGKWKAYDILIEGVSLVTNYRTTFNNEIRNSGSLSAVIETLKTRNAEALSKNSSHNS from the coding sequence ATGAAAACAACACAATACCAACGCATTTTTCTGTTGGCAATATTGAGCTTTTTTGTAAGCATTAGTACATTGAACAAAGCCATTGCCGCCGAATTATTATTGCCCCAACAAGCGATTGCCGAAGCTTCCGACAAACTAAAGGAAAAAATGCAAAATCCCGAATTTATAAAGGATTTTGCACAAATAACGGATTTTGTTGAATCGGCGATTTATCCCCATGTCGACTTTAATCGAATTTCGGCATTGGTACTCGGAAAATACTGGCGGGACGCCACGCCGGAAGAAAGAGCTCAATTCAATAATGAATTCCGAAACCTGTTAGTCAGAACTTATTCTCGCGCGTTTGTCGAATTCAAGGACTGGTCGGTGCGCTTCTTACCTTTAAAAATGGAATCGGATGCGAGTAAAGTCATCGTTAAAACAGAAATATTGCAACCGGGTATTCAGCCAATCGCTGTAGACTACAGAATGGTATTGATCAAAGGAAAATGGAAAGCTTACGACATCCTGATCGAAGGCGTCAGCTTGGTCACGAACTATCGCACGACATTCAATAATGAAATCAGAAATAGCGGTTCGTTGTCAGCGGTTATCGAAACATTGAAAACAAGAAATGCCGAAGCTTTGTCCAAAAACTCGTCGCATAATTCATAA